The Zalophus californianus isolate mZalCal1 chromosome X, mZalCal1.pri.v2, whole genome shotgun sequence genome window below encodes:
- the LOC113931343 gene encoding small nuclear ribonucleoprotein G-like, whose amino-acid sequence MSKAHLPKLKEFMDNKLSLRLNGGRHVQGILWGFDPFMNLVIDECVEMATGGQQNNIGMVVTRGHSIIMLEALERV is encoded by the coding sequence ATGAGCAAAGCTCACCTTCCCAAGTTGAAAGAGTTTATGGACAATAAATTATCATTGAGATTAAATGGTGGCAGACATGTCCAAGGAATATTGTGGGGGTTCGATCCGTTTATGAATCTTGTGATAGATGAATGTGTGGAGATGGCAACTGGTGGGCAACAGAACAATATTGGAATGGTGGTAACACGAGGACATAGTATCATCATGTTAGAAGCCTTGGAGCGAGTATAA